The genomic interval CCATCGTACCGCGCAGGAAATCGGCGACCAGGGCGCCGCGCGAGGGGGCGTCCGCACGGGGCGGCGCGGTCTCGCGGTAGTTGGTGATGGCGGCGAAGCGGCCGGCGCGGGTGACGCCCATCCAGGTGCCGCCCTCCTGCAGGTCGCGCCCGGCGAGGACGCCGGGCGCGTCGCTCCACCACGCCGCAGTGGCGGTGGGGCGCGCGTAGAACTCGTCGCGGTTGGCGGCCGCGATCAGCCGGTGACGCGGGTGCTGGTCGATGGCCAGGACGATCAGGCACATGGGGTGCTGTAGGTGGGGTTCCCCGCGCGAACGCAACGGGGGGATCGGAGTATCAGAGGCGCCTCCCACGGGCAGGCGCCGTCCGCAACTTACCACGCAGGGCCCAGCGATGCTGCACTACCGCAAGCACATGCTTTCACCCGACCACGAGTGGGTGGTTTTCGTGCATGGCGCCGGGGGCAGCTCGTCCATCTGGTACCGCCAGGTGCGGGAGTTCCGCAAGAACTTCAACGTGCTGCTGGTGGACCTGCGCGGCCATGGCGATTCGCAGCCGCCCATGCTCAAGGCGTTCGAGGGGGAATACACCTTCAACGACCTGGTGGCCGAGATCATCGAGGTGCTGGACGACGCCGAGGTCCGCGAGGCGCACTTCGTGGGCATCTCGCTGGGGTGCATCCTCATCCGCATCCTGGGCGAGATGGCGCCGGAGCGGGTGAAGAGCATGGTGATGGGCGGCGCCATCATCCGCCTGAACCTTCGCTCGCGGGTGCTGGTGGGGCTGGGCAACGCCTTCAAGCGGGTGATTCCCTTCATGTGGCTGTACCGGCTCTTCGCGTGGGTGATCATGCCGCGCCGGCGCCACCGCGAAAGCCGCTCGCTCTTCGTCAGCCAGGCCAAGAAGCTGTGCCAGAAGGAGTTCATCCGCTGGTTCCGGCTGACGTACGGGGTGAACCCGCTGCTGCGCCTGTTCGAGGACAGGGAGCTGCCCATTCCCACGCTGTACCTGATGGGCGACGAGGACTACATGTTCCTGCCCCCGGTGCAGCGGATGGTGCAGCGGCAGACCCGGTTCACGCGGCTGGAGATCATCCCCGAGTCCGGGCACGTGGTGAACGTGGACCGCCCCGAGCTGTTCAACGAGCTGTCCATCGGCTTCATCCGCCAGGCGGCGCTTCGCCCGGCTGCGTGATGGCCCCACTCGCGCCCTTTCGTTTCTCCCGCGCCGCGGCCCTGATTGCCGCGGCGTTGCTGTTGGCGTCATGCGTGCGCGGCGGCGGTGGCCGGGACGACACGTCCCTCGTGGCCGCGGGGGACATCGCGGGGTGCTTCTGGCGGGGCGACGAGGCGACGGCGCGGCTGCTGGACCGCATGGGCGGCGTGGTGGCGCCCCTGGGCGACGTGGTGTACCCGCACGGGACGGACGCGGAGTTCCGGCGCTGCTACGGTCCCACCTGGGGACGGCACCTGGCCCGCACCCGGCCAGCCGTCGGAAACCACGAGTACAAGACGAAGGACGCGGGGGGATACTTCCGCTACTTCGGGGCGCGGGCGGGCCAGGCGGGAAAGGGCTGGTACAGCTACCAGCACGATGGCTGGCACGTGGTGGTGCTGAACAGCGAAGAGCCGATGGAGCCCGGTTCGGAGCAGGTGCGCTGGCTGGAGGCTGACCTGAAGGCGCACCCCTCTCGCTGCACGCTGGCGTACTTCCACCACCCGCGGTTCAGCTCCGGCCGGCACGGTGGCAAGGCCCGCGTCTCCGACGCGTTTCGGGTGATGTACGACCACGGGGTGGACGTGGTGCTGAGCGGCCACGACCACCACTACGAGCGTTTTGCCCCGCAGGACCCGGACGGGCGCGAGGACCGCGAGCGCGGCATCCGCCAGTTCGTCGTCGGCACGGGCGGCGCGCCCTCGTACCGGCTGCGCAACAAGCCGGTGCGCAACAGCGAGGCGCTCTCCAACAACGTCCGCGGCGTGCTGCGCCTGGTCTTTCACGGCGACGGGTACGAGTGGGAGTTCGTCCCCATCCCCGGGCGCCGCTTCGAAGACCGCGGCCGCGGCGAGTGCCACTGAGAAGTGCGAGAGTGCGAGAGTGCGAGAGTGCGAAAGTGCGAGAGTGTTTGAGAGTGCGTGAGTCGGCCGCGGTCACGCGCCAGTACGGGCCTCGACGCCCGCCATAATCCCCGCCGCGGCCTCTACAAGCCCGATCGGCAGTGTCCGCGCTGAAACTGGATGTCCGCTCCACCGTACGGTGTCCAGTCGTTATCACGAATCGCTTTCCCATCCCATGACCAAGCCGATTTTCCCGCCTCCATCAGTCTCATCGCCCAAGCTCTCGTTCGCTCCTCCCGCCGCGCATCCGCTGGCGCAGGTTGGGCCGCGGGCGTGGATGGCCGTCGGCGGGATCGCCGCGGTGGGTGCGGCGATCGGGGCTGGCATGGGCCTGGGATGGCACCAGTCCGGGTTCTTCCTATGGCTGGTCGTCGCCGTCGTGCTGACGTCCGCTGTCCGCGTTGGATGGCGGGTGGTGCGTGGAGGGCGCGCGGCCGGGCACGTCCGGCGCCGCACCCGCTCGATGGTACAGCGGCTGGGCAGCGGTGCCTATGGCGTGGTGGGGCTGGCGACCTGGCTGTTCCTGGAGGCGCAGACGCTCGCCGGCGACGTGGCAAAGGCCACGGGGCTGATGGACTTCATCGAGCAGAAGTCCTTTTCGTGGCTGATCGGGTTCAGCGTGGATTCGGTGCTGAACGCGGTGTGGGCGGGGATCTGGCCGATTTACTGGTTCAAGGACCATCCGCTGGTGATCGGGCTGGTATTCGCGCTGGCGTGGGGCGGCTCCGGCGTTGTGAGCCGCTGGACGACCCGGCCGGCTGCCGCACCTGGCGTGGACCCGTCCCCATCCGGCGGCCCCGGCGGCGTAGTCTCGCCTCCGGGCGCAGCAAGCCCCGGCGGCGCGGGTGCGCCACCGGGGCTCGGGGGATCGGGTCCGGCCGCGCGGATCAGGGGGTGATGACCACCTCGGAGGTGAAGCCGGCGGCCTTGAGCTGGTCGGCGTTGTACATCCGCAGGTTGTGTGGCCGGTCGAGCAGGTCGATGGAGAGCTTCCACGTGCCCGCGACCGTGTTCGCCGGCACGGTAATGGGGCACTTGAACGTGCCCGCCCGCACCCCCTCGCCCTCCACCGGCGGAGCGCCGCACCCGAAGCTGGTACCGGCGGCCGACGGACGGAGCCCCACGTACCCCGACCGCAGCCCCGCTCCCGCGTCCGTGGCCGTAAACGTGAGCTCCACGACCTGCGGCCCCGTCGCCAGGCTCACGCTGGCCGGCTTCACCGAGATGGAGGTGACCACGGGAGCCGTGAGATCCTCGTTCTGGTTCTGCACCTGGATGCTGGCGGGCATCCCCGCCGCCGCCAGCTGCGCGTCGCTGTAGCCCGTTCCCTTGCCCGCGCTGTCCGCCACCGAAACGTTCTTCACCTTCCACGCTCCGCTGATGGAGCCCCGGGGCATGACGATGCTGCACTTCCAGGCTCCCGCCCGGGAGGTACCGCTGGCCGGCGCCACGTGGGTGAAGCAGCTATGGAACTGCTGGTTGATGTCGCCGTTGCGCAGCGACTCCAGGTGAACGCTCATCATCTGCATCCCCGCATCCACGCGGGCGGTCACCGAAAATTCCACCGTCGCGTCGGCCGTGCTGACGTCCACCTGCGCGGGCGAGATGGCGAAGCCGGTCACGGCCGGGGGGGCCGCCGCCACCGTGACGGGCACCGGCACGCTGAGGCCTTCGCTCGTCACGGTGATGGTCGCCGCGCCCCGTCCCACCCCGGTCAGCAGGCCGGTGGCGC from Longimicrobium sp. carries:
- a CDS encoding alpha/beta hydrolase, whose translation is MLHYRKHMLSPDHEWVVFVHGAGGSSSIWYRQVREFRKNFNVLLVDLRGHGDSQPPMLKAFEGEYTFNDLVAEIIEVLDDAEVREAHFVGISLGCILIRILGEMAPERVKSMVMGGAIIRLNLRSRVLVGLGNAFKRVIPFMWLYRLFAWVIMPRRRHRESRSLFVSQAKKLCQKEFIRWFRLTYGVNPLLRLFEDRELPIPTLYLMGDEDYMFLPPVQRMVQRQTRFTRLEIIPESGHVVNVDRPELFNELSIGFIRQAALRPAA
- a CDS encoding Ig-like domain-containing protein, whose protein sequence is MIRSRWHLAVPALLTILAACGDEPSTPDPVASLSVSPAQPVLMRGDTLRVAAVAYDASGKALGGRAVTWSSSAPDIVSVSATGLLTGVGRGAATITVTSEGLSVPVPVTVAAAPPAVTGFAISPAQVDVSTADATVEFSVTARVDAGMQMMSVHLESLRNGDINQQFHSCFTHVAPASGTSRAGAWKCSIVMPRGSISGAWKVKNVSVADSAGKGTGYSDAQLAAAGMPASIQVQNQNEDLTAPVVTSISVKPASVSLATGPQVVELTFTATDAGAGLRSGYVGLRPSAAGTSFGCGAPPVEGEGVRAGTFKCPITVPANTVAGTWKLSIDLLDRPHNLRMYNADQLKAAGFTSEVVITP
- a CDS encoding metallophosphoesterase family protein translates to MAAGDIAGCFWRGDEATARLLDRMGGVVAPLGDVVYPHGTDAEFRRCYGPTWGRHLARTRPAVGNHEYKTKDAGGYFRYFGARAGQAGKGWYSYQHDGWHVVVLNSEEPMEPGSEQVRWLEADLKAHPSRCTLAYFHHPRFSSGRHGGKARVSDAFRVMYDHGVDVVLSGHDHHYERFAPQDPDGREDRERGIRQFVVGTGGAPSYRLRNKPVRNSEALSNNVRGVLRLVFHGDGYEWEFVPIPGRRFEDRGRGECH
- a CDS encoding NRDE family protein; translation: MCLIVLAIDQHPRHRLIAAANRDEFYARPTATAAWWSDAPGVLAGRDLQEGGTWMGVTRAGRFAAITNYRETAPPRADAPSRGALVADFLRGTM